A genomic region of Mycobacterium sp. Aquia_213 contains the following coding sequences:
- a CDS encoding winged helix-turn-helix transcriptional regulator translates to MRTRNYNQNCPIARGLDILGERWTLLILRELVGGARRYGDLRAELPGIATNLLAERLKELQDAGLVDRTDLPAPIGRTVYTLSDLGWQRVLPVIQGIAWFGVDLLDPIDDGPVTPLNGFLAGILLGFDSGKAAGLEATCRAEIDGRRFDFVVTQGRLAGAHADPVVTITAAAADLVNARLNRSDAKRKAALRRVAVTGDPAAVDAVRAAFSL, encoded by the coding sequence GTGCGGACACGCAACTACAACCAGAACTGCCCGATTGCGCGCGGGCTCGACATCTTGGGTGAGCGCTGGACGTTGCTGATCCTGCGCGAGTTGGTCGGCGGGGCGCGCCGCTACGGCGACTTGCGCGCCGAACTGCCCGGCATCGCAACCAATCTGCTTGCCGAGCGGCTCAAGGAGCTGCAAGACGCCGGGCTGGTCGACCGGACCGACCTGCCGGCTCCGATCGGGCGCACGGTCTACACGCTCAGCGACCTGGGCTGGCAGCGGGTGCTGCCGGTCATCCAGGGCATCGCGTGGTTCGGCGTGGACCTGCTGGATCCGATCGACGATGGCCCGGTAACGCCGCTCAACGGCTTCCTGGCCGGCATCCTGCTGGGTTTCGACTCGGGCAAGGCGGCGGGATTAGAGGCGACGTGCCGGGCCGAGATCGACGGCCGGCGTTTCGATTTCGTGGTCACGCAGGGGCGCCTGGCCGGTGCTCACGCCGACCCCGTCGTGACGATCACCGCCGCCGCGGCGGATCTGGTGAACGCCCGCCTGAACCGCAGCGATGCCAAGCGGAAGGCGGCGCTGCGGCGCGTCGCCGTGACGGGCGACCCGGCGGCCGTCGACGCGGTGCGTGCGGCCTTTTCGCTGTAG
- a CDS encoding alpha/beta fold hydrolase has translation MEINEVPDQVYTTTWTGGRGEVKFLARSDGSRLRYFTAGTGPPLVLLHTVRTQLDYFQRVIPGLWDDFTVYALDLPGMGWSDIVAGAHYGEPELRSAVVEFVRLLGLRDVTLAGESMGAALSLLASIDLADDVSAVIAFNAYDYPSGLERGNWFARLIGTSVRAPGIGPIFARLENQLILGGVLRGGFAEPGALPNEFLSELRRSGRRRGYPTVNRAIMRSLSGFIEARSHYPRVSVPVTLVYSERDWSRPAEREHVARQLQVETVTLPGVGHFSALERPGEMVRIVGARSKNGR, from the coding sequence ATGGAAATCAACGAGGTTCCGGATCAGGTTTACACGACGACGTGGACCGGCGGACGCGGCGAAGTCAAGTTCCTGGCCCGCTCCGATGGGTCGCGGTTGCGGTACTTCACCGCCGGAACCGGGCCACCGCTGGTCTTGCTTCACACGGTCCGCACGCAACTGGACTACTTCCAGCGGGTCATTCCCGGGTTGTGGGACGACTTCACCGTCTATGCGCTGGATTTGCCCGGAATGGGTTGGTCCGACATCGTTGCGGGTGCGCACTACGGTGAGCCCGAATTACGCAGCGCCGTAGTCGAATTCGTGAGGCTGCTCGGCCTGCGCGACGTCACGCTGGCCGGCGAATCGATGGGCGCGGCCCTGTCGCTGTTGGCCTCCATCGACCTGGCGGACGACGTCAGCGCGGTGATCGCGTTCAACGCCTATGACTACCCGAGCGGGCTCGAACGCGGCAACTGGTTTGCCCGGCTGATCGGAACATCCGTCCGCGCCCCCGGTATTGGACCGATCTTCGCCCGACTGGAGAATCAGCTCATCCTGGGCGGCGTGCTGCGGGGCGGGTTCGCCGAGCCTGGCGCGCTGCCGAATGAATTTCTGAGCGAGCTACGGCGCAGCGGCCGCCGGCGCGGCTATCCGACGGTTAACCGCGCCATCATGCGCAGCCTCAGCGGCTTCATCGAGGCACGAAGCCACTATCCGCGCGTGAGTGTTCCCGTCACGCTGGTGTACTCCGAGCGCGACTGGTCGCGACCGGCGGAACGGGAGCACGTTGCTCGCCAACTCCAGGTCGAGACCGTCACGCTGCCCGGCGTCGGCCACTTCTCCGCGCTGGAACGCCCCGGCGAGATGGTTCGCATCGTCGGTGCGCGTAGCAAGAATGGGAGATAG
- a CDS encoding TetR/AcrR family transcriptional regulator codes for MGSVNSPPPRRYDSTRRREQAQRNRDAVLAAARQRFLSQGYAATTIADIAGDAAVSVETVYKAFATKAGVLKALFDVSVAGDDEPIPMVQRDVIQRVADEADATRKLEMYAEHLAAMMPRSAPVQLLARDAAASSPDAGAVWKQTRQETLAGMTMFASSLARTGQLRVSAKEARDVLWTYHAPELYELLVLERGWSAARYGKFLAHALVDALLKAPD; via the coding sequence ATGGGATCTGTCAATAGTCCGCCTCCGCGCCGCTACGACTCGACCCGTCGGCGCGAGCAGGCTCAGCGCAACCGGGACGCGGTGCTCGCAGCCGCCCGGCAGCGATTCCTGTCCCAGGGTTATGCGGCGACGACGATCGCCGACATCGCGGGGGACGCCGCCGTGTCGGTCGAAACGGTGTACAAGGCGTTCGCGACCAAGGCGGGCGTGCTCAAAGCGCTCTTCGATGTGTCCGTCGCCGGCGACGACGAGCCGATCCCGATGGTCCAAAGAGACGTGATCCAACGAGTGGCCGACGAAGCCGACGCGACTCGCAAGCTGGAAATGTATGCCGAGCACCTGGCCGCCATGATGCCGCGCAGCGCGCCGGTCCAGCTACTCGCGCGCGACGCCGCCGCGTCGTCACCGGACGCGGGTGCGGTCTGGAAGCAGACCCGGCAGGAAACGCTGGCCGGCATGACAATGTTCGCGTCCAGTCTGGCCCGGACGGGACAGCTACGCGTCAGCGCCAAAGAAGCGCGCGATGTCCTGTGGACATATCACGCACCCGAGCTCTACGAGCTTCTTGTCCTCGAACGCGGCTGGTCGGCCGCCCGCTACGGCAAGTTCCTCGCCCACGCGCTCGTCGACGCCCTACTCAAAGCCCCGGATTGA
- a CDS encoding MFS transporter, which yields MRKKLALGVICLGVFVISVDATIVNVALPTLSRELDADTAQLQWIVDAYTLVMSGLLLSAGSFSDRYGRRGWLNAGLVLFAITSGLAAQANSADQLIAARAAMGVGAAVIFPTTLGLITNIFTDPVPRAKAIGLWAAMVGVGVAVGPISGGWLLEHFWWGAIFMVNIPIAVVAIVGGVLFVPTSRDPAAPRVDVPGLLLSAAGITALVYTVIEAPSWGWTSNRAVLGFAAAAVLLVAFALWERRSTHPMLDVTVFANRRFSGGSLAVTAGFLTLFGFIFVITQYFQFIKEYSAFQSGVRLLPVAISIAVASILGPRLVEWIGTTAVVAGGLTVFAAGLAWASTADAATSYLEIALQMLLLGGGLGLTFSPATESIMGSLSADKAGIGSAVNDTTRELGGTLGVAIVGSVFASVYSADLGSAPALAGLPAEVTSAMRSSMAVAHKVIEQLPAERAGQVRDAVNHAFLDGLQVGSLVCAGIALAAAIVVAGLLPARQLETARHLERERA from the coding sequence ATGCGGAAGAAGCTGGCGCTCGGCGTCATCTGCCTCGGTGTCTTCGTCATCAGCGTCGACGCCACCATCGTCAACGTCGCCCTGCCCACGCTGTCGCGCGAACTCGATGCCGACACCGCGCAGCTGCAATGGATCGTCGACGCGTACACCCTGGTCATGTCCGGGCTGCTGCTGTCGGCCGGCAGCTTCAGCGACCGCTACGGCAGACGAGGCTGGCTCAACGCCGGTCTCGTACTGTTTGCGATCACGTCGGGCCTTGCAGCACAGGCGAATTCCGCGGACCAGCTGATCGCGGCGCGCGCCGCGATGGGCGTGGGCGCGGCGGTGATCTTCCCGACCACGCTGGGCCTGATCACGAACATCTTCACCGACCCGGTCCCGCGCGCCAAGGCGATCGGGCTGTGGGCGGCGATGGTCGGTGTCGGGGTGGCCGTGGGGCCGATCAGTGGTGGCTGGCTGCTGGAGCATTTCTGGTGGGGCGCCATCTTCATGGTGAACATTCCGATCGCGGTGGTGGCCATCGTCGGCGGCGTCTTGTTCGTACCGACCTCCCGCGACCCCGCGGCACCGCGCGTCGACGTCCCGGGTCTGCTCCTGTCGGCGGCCGGTATCACCGCGCTGGTCTATACCGTCATCGAGGCGCCGTCGTGGGGCTGGACGAGTAACCGGGCCGTGCTCGGCTTTGCCGCAGCCGCCGTTCTTCTCGTCGCGTTCGCACTCTGGGAGCGACGCAGCACCCACCCGATGCTCGACGTCACGGTGTTCGCCAACCGCCGGTTCTCGGGCGGCAGCCTGGCGGTGACGGCCGGCTTCCTGACCTTGTTCGGCTTCATCTTCGTGATCACCCAGTACTTCCAATTCATCAAGGAGTACAGCGCTTTCCAATCCGGCGTGCGGCTGCTGCCGGTGGCCATATCGATCGCGGTGGCCAGCATCCTGGGACCGCGACTGGTGGAGTGGATCGGCACCACCGCAGTCGTCGCCGGCGGGCTGACCGTGTTCGCGGCCGGCCTGGCGTGGGCATCGACCGCCGATGCCGCGACGAGCTACCTCGAGATCGCACTGCAAATGTTGTTGCTCGGCGGCGGCCTGGGACTGACGTTTTCGCCGGCCACCGAATCGATCATGGGATCGCTGTCCGCCGACAAGGCCGGGATCGGCTCCGCAGTCAACGACACCACGCGCGAACTCGGCGGCACCCTGGGTGTGGCGATCGTGGGCAGCGTCTTCGCCTCGGTCTACTCCGCCGACCTCGGCTCCGCGCCCGCGCTCGCCGGGCTGCCGGCCGAGGTCACTTCGGCGATGCGGAGCTCAATGGCAGTGGCGCACAAGGTGATCGAACAGCTTCCCGCGGAGCGCGCCGGTCAGGTGCGCGACGCCGTCAACCACGCGTTCCTGGACGGCCTGCAAGTGGGTTCGCTGGTATGCGCGGGAATCGCACTGGCAGCGGCGATCGTGGTGGCGGGGCTGCTGCCGGCACGTCAATTGGAAACGGCACGTCACTTGGAAAGGGAAAGGGCATGA
- a CDS encoding acyl-CoA dehydrogenase family protein encodes MTSATCPAVSLSNGDDSIAVARALAPELTRRADEAEALGTLPFDLVERLRTAGIFRASQPRSLGGFEMAPAENIQMIEELARADGSTGWVAAIGGGAPAFAAWLEPAVATALFGADADFLSATIFAPTGRAVPDGAGRFDVDGRWPFASGCRHAEWILGGMFVFDGDQPRMIPNQGPDQRLAFFPRANTEIVDNWDVLGLRGTGSNDVAARGLKVPEEHTISPFFHSARQDGPLWRIPFFTLAGIGMVGVPLGIARRALDEFTDLATTTVRAMASEPLAKDPVAQVEFASAEAGLRSARAFVLDQAGALWETARAGDPPSLEQRAGFRLAAQQAMRVARQVVDTTFDLTGAGAVHASHPLQRCFRDLHTVSQHAYFSPAALKGYAGNRFGIAQPAYLI; translated from the coding sequence ATGACAAGTGCAACATGCCCCGCCGTCAGCTTGTCGAACGGTGACGATTCCATCGCGGTAGCGCGCGCCCTGGCGCCCGAGCTCACGCGGCGCGCCGATGAGGCCGAGGCGCTCGGGACGCTGCCCTTCGATCTGGTCGAGCGCCTGCGCACGGCCGGCATCTTCCGCGCGTCACAACCGCGCTCGCTCGGCGGATTCGAAATGGCCCCGGCCGAGAACATCCAGATGATCGAGGAGCTGGCGCGTGCCGACGGTTCCACCGGCTGGGTCGCGGCCATCGGCGGCGGCGCACCGGCGTTTGCCGCCTGGCTCGAACCCGCCGTCGCCACAGCACTGTTCGGTGCGGACGCCGACTTTTTATCGGCCACGATATTCGCGCCCACCGGGCGTGCGGTCCCGGATGGTGCCGGCCGCTTCGACGTCGACGGGAGGTGGCCGTTCGCCAGCGGTTGCCGCCATGCCGAGTGGATACTGGGCGGGATGTTCGTCTTCGATGGCGATCAGCCGCGCATGATCCCCAATCAGGGACCCGACCAGCGTCTCGCGTTCTTCCCGCGCGCCAACACCGAGATCGTCGACAATTGGGACGTCCTGGGGCTGCGCGGCACCGGCAGCAACGACGTGGCCGCCCGGGGTCTCAAAGTTCCCGAAGAACACACCATCAGCCCGTTCTTCCATTCGGCCCGGCAAGACGGGCCGTTGTGGAGAATTCCGTTCTTCACGCTCGCCGGGATCGGCATGGTCGGTGTCCCGCTCGGGATCGCGCGACGCGCACTCGACGAATTCACCGACCTCGCGACGACGACGGTGCGTGCCATGGCGTCCGAGCCGCTCGCAAAGGATCCTGTTGCCCAGGTCGAGTTCGCGAGTGCCGAAGCCGGTTTGAGGTCTGCGCGGGCCTTCGTGCTCGATCAGGCCGGTGCGCTGTGGGAAACCGCCCGCGCCGGTGACCCACCATCGCTGGAGCAGCGCGCCGGCTTCCGGCTTGCCGCTCAACAGGCGATGCGCGTGGCACGGCAAGTGGTCGATACGACGTTCGACTTGACCGGTGCGGGCGCGGTGCACGCCAGTCACCCCCTGCAACGCTGCTTCCGGGATCTGCACACCGTCAGCCAGCACGCCTACTTCAGCCCGGCGGCCCTGAAGGGTTACGCCGGCAACCGATTCGGCATTGCGCAACCGGCCTACCTGATCTGA
- a CDS encoding glycoside hydrolase family 65 protein yields the protein MITQEAFPVEPWVIRETRLDLNLIAQSESLFALSNGHIGLRGNLDEGEPYGLPGTYLNSFYEIRPLPYAEAGYGYPEAGQTVVDVTNGKIIRLFVEDEPFDVRYGELLSHERVLDMKAGTLTRNAQWRSPVGKEVKVTSTRLVSLAHRSVAAIEYCVEAVNEFVRVTVQSELVTNEDQPTTSADPRVAAILENPLEAVEHDETDCGALLMHRTRASQLMMAAGMDHIVEVPGRVEVTNDSGPDLARTTVICGLRPGQKLRIVKYLAYGWSSQRSRPALRDQVAAALHSARYSGWDGLVKAQREFLDDFWDNADVEVEGDSESQQAVRFGLFHLVQASARAERRAIPSKGLTGTGYDGHAFWDTEGFVLPVLTYTLPHAVADSLRWRASTMDMARDRATELGLEGVSFPWRTIRGQECSGYWPAGTAAFHINADIAMAFERYRVVTGDQSLEADCGLKVLVETARLWISLGHHDRHGVWHLEGVTGPDEYTAIVRDNVFTNLMAAHNLVVAADACNRHPEAAEAMGVTHEETASWRDAADAVSIPYDEELGVHQQCEGFTKFAEWDFENRHKYPLLLHEPYVRLYPAQVIKQADLVLAMQWQSHAFTAEQKARNVDYYERRTVRDSSLSACCQAVMCAEVGHLELAHDYAYEAALIDLRDLHSNTRDGLHMASLAGAWMAIVAGFGGLRDDDGILEIDPALPDGITRLRFRVRWRDFRLMVDANHSDVTYTLSDGDTGELAIRHAGEEVVLKTDSPTTIAVRQRKALLPPPPQPPGCEPTHRRTMAHQLGGK from the coding sequence ATGATCACCCAGGAAGCCTTCCCGGTCGAACCGTGGGTGATCCGCGAGACGCGGCTCGACCTGAACCTGATCGCCCAGTCGGAATCGCTATTCGCGTTGTCCAACGGGCACATCGGGTTGCGCGGCAACCTCGACGAGGGCGAACCGTACGGCCTGCCGGGCACGTATTTGAACTCCTTCTACGAGATCCGGCCGCTGCCCTACGCCGAGGCCGGCTATGGCTACCCGGAAGCCGGCCAGACGGTCGTCGACGTGACCAACGGCAAGATCATCCGGCTGTTCGTCGAGGACGAGCCCTTCGACGTCCGGTACGGCGAACTCCTCTCGCACGAGCGCGTCCTCGACATGAAAGCCGGGACGCTGACCCGCAACGCGCAGTGGCGTTCGCCGGTGGGCAAGGAAGTCAAGGTCACCTCGACCCGGCTGGTGTCGCTGGCCCATCGCAGCGTGGCCGCCATCGAGTACTGCGTCGAGGCGGTCAATGAATTCGTCCGCGTCACCGTGCAGTCGGAGCTGGTCACCAACGAGGACCAGCCGACGACATCGGCCGACCCCCGGGTGGCGGCCATCCTGGAAAATCCGCTGGAGGCCGTCGAACACGACGAGACCGACTGCGGCGCACTGCTGATGCACCGCACGCGGGCCAGTCAGCTGATGATGGCCGCGGGCATGGATCACATCGTCGAGGTGCCCGGGCGGGTCGAGGTCACCAACGACTCTGGTCCCGACCTGGCGCGGACCACCGTGATCTGCGGGCTGCGCCCCGGGCAGAAACTGCGGATCGTCAAATATCTCGCGTACGGCTGGTCCAGCCAGCGCTCCCGGCCCGCGCTGCGCGACCAGGTCGCCGCCGCGCTGCACAGCGCCCGCTACAGCGGGTGGGACGGGCTGGTCAAGGCTCAGCGGGAGTTCCTCGACGACTTCTGGGACAACGCGGACGTGGAGGTCGAAGGCGACTCCGAATCCCAGCAAGCCGTGCGGTTCGGGCTCTTTCACCTGGTCCAGGCCAGCGCCCGGGCCGAACGCCGCGCCATCCCCAGCAAGGGGCTGACCGGAACGGGCTACGACGGCCACGCCTTCTGGGACACCGAGGGTTTCGTGCTCCCGGTGCTGACCTACACGCTGCCGCACGCGGTCGCCGACTCGCTGCGGTGGCGGGCGTCGACGATGGACATGGCCCGGGATCGGGCGACGGAACTCGGCCTCGAGGGCGTGAGCTTTCCGTGGCGGACCATCCGCGGCCAGGAGTGTTCCGGCTACTGGCCGGCCGGCACCGCGGCCTTCCACATCAACGCCGATATCGCGATGGCGTTCGAGCGCTACCGCGTCGTCACCGGCGACCAGTCGCTGGAGGCCGATTGCGGCCTGAAGGTGCTCGTCGAGACGGCCCGGCTGTGGATATCGCTGGGGCATCACGACCGCCACGGTGTCTGGCATCTCGAGGGCGTCACCGGCCCCGACGAGTACACGGCGATCGTGCGCGACAACGTCTTCACGAATCTGATGGCCGCGCACAACCTGGTGGTCGCCGCCGATGCCTGCAATCGCCACCCGGAGGCCGCCGAGGCGATGGGCGTCACCCACGAGGAAACCGCCTCCTGGCGCGACGCGGCCGATGCCGTCAGCATTCCGTACGACGAGGAGCTGGGCGTCCACCAGCAGTGCGAAGGCTTCACCAAGTTCGCGGAATGGGATTTCGAGAACCGGCACAAATATCCGCTGCTGCTGCACGAGCCGTACGTGCGGCTCTACCCGGCGCAGGTGATCAAGCAGGCCGACCTGGTGCTGGCGATGCAATGGCAGAGCCACGCGTTCACGGCCGAACAGAAGGCCCGCAACGTCGACTACTACGAGCGGCGCACGGTGCGCGACTCGTCGCTGTCGGCATGCTGTCAGGCCGTGATGTGTGCCGAGGTCGGACATTTGGAGCTCGCGCATGACTACGCCTACGAGGCCGCGCTGATCGACCTGCGCGACCTGCACTCCAACACCCGCGACGGGTTGCACATGGCCTCGCTGGCCGGCGCCTGGATGGCGATCGTCGCGGGCTTCGGCGGCCTGCGTGACGACGACGGCATCCTGGAAATCGATCCCGCCCTGCCCGACGGCATCACCCGGCTGCGGTTCCGGGTCCGGTGGCGCGACTTCCGGCTGATGGTCGACGCCAACCACAGCGACGTCACCTACACGCTGAGCGACGGCGACACCGGTGAGTTGGCCATCCGGCACGCCGGCGAGGAGGTCGTGCTCAAGACGGACTCGCCGACGACCATCGCGGTGCGGCAGCGCAAGGCACTGCTGCCGCCGCCGCCGCAGCCGCCCGGGTGCGAACCCACGCACCGGCGGACGATGGCCCACCAGCTCGGCGGCAAGTAA
- a CDS encoding NmrA family NAD(P)-binding protein: MSTRVLVTGATGKIGGAVAAQLLERGVPTRAMVHRDDARSDRLRQLGAEVVVADMFDIQQVASAMQGVNRLYFNPPYHPHALDSAVTFAVAARRSGVEAVVALGQWLASPEHPSLMTRHAWLTDKLFGLLPETAHVAVDPGYFADNYLNLVPMAAQLGVMPTPTGTGRNAPPSNEDIARVAVGALLDPHRHDGRAYRPTGPMLLSGPEIADAIGAALGRRVRHIDIPQWMFMRAVRVNAKRLGADMFFESSLRHYLPEYPLGTFAVGGPTTHVRDVAGVEPEDFLTIARRYVTGPESRRTAGNFIRQIVNFTLTGLVPMHRLDRFDRLQQHPQPAHPQLSGQSALWQTEHSERIYA, translated from the coding sequence ATGAGTACTCGCGTATTGGTCACCGGAGCGACGGGCAAGATCGGCGGTGCGGTCGCCGCCCAACTGCTGGAAAGGGGTGTCCCAACCCGCGCCATGGTGCATCGCGACGATGCACGCAGCGACCGGTTGCGGCAATTGGGCGCCGAGGTTGTCGTCGCCGACATGTTCGACATTCAGCAGGTTGCCTCCGCAATGCAAGGGGTCAACAGGCTCTACTTCAACCCTCCCTATCACCCACACGCGCTGGACAGTGCCGTCACTTTTGCGGTGGCCGCGCGGCGCAGTGGAGTGGAAGCCGTTGTGGCGCTGGGTCAGTGGCTGGCCAGTCCGGAGCATCCGTCGCTGATGACGCGACATGCCTGGTTGACCGACAAGCTCTTCGGGCTGCTGCCCGAAACCGCCCATGTGGCAGTCGATCCCGGCTACTTCGCCGACAACTACCTCAACCTGGTACCGATGGCCGCCCAGCTGGGAGTGATGCCGACGCCGACCGGGACAGGCCGAAATGCGCCTCCCTCCAACGAAGACATCGCCCGGGTGGCGGTCGGCGCCCTGCTCGACCCGCACCGTCATGACGGTCGCGCCTACCGTCCGACCGGACCGATGCTGCTCTCCGGACCCGAGATCGCCGACGCGATCGGTGCGGCCCTGGGCCGGCGGGTCCGCCACATCGACATACCTCAGTGGATGTTTATGCGCGCCGTACGCGTGAACGCCAAACGCCTCGGCGCCGATATGTTCTTCGAGTCCAGCCTGCGCCACTACCTGCCCGAGTATCCGCTGGGAACCTTTGCGGTAGGCGGCCCGACCACGCACGTCCGTGACGTCGCGGGTGTCGAACCGGAAGACTTCCTGACCATCGCGCGCCGCTATGTCACCGGGCCCGAATCCCGGCGCACCGCAGGCAATTTCATCCGGCAGATCGTCAACTTCACGTTGACGGGGCTGGTACCGATGCACCGGCTGGATCGGTTCGACCGGCTACAACAGCATCCCCAGCCCGCACATCCCCAACTGTCGGGCCAATCGGCACTCTGGCAGACCGAACACTCCGAAAGGATCTACGCATGA
- a CDS encoding class I SAM-dependent methyltransferase — MNSTVGTQYSTGLSQHNIEQALIAAGKDLEHLVPADLGLLEDFHTMGRFATAALTDLAGITSETAVLDAGSGVGGTARYVADRFGCTVTAVDLTDEYCETHRWLNRLVGLDSRISVRQGDVTRLPFADASFDVAISQHVQMNVADKARLYSEARRVLVEGGRLALWDITIGDGRELSYPLPWADQPAHSHLVSPDDLHTVIESSGFVVDRWNDLTDQAGAIMQALLAQPASPLGLHAFVADFARKAENLTGALSDGRLRVIQAVARAVSTS; from the coding sequence ATGAACAGCACCGTCGGCACCCAGTATTCGACCGGCCTGTCGCAGCACAACATCGAGCAGGCGTTGATCGCCGCCGGAAAAGACCTCGAGCATCTGGTCCCCGCCGACCTGGGCCTGCTAGAGGACTTCCACACCATGGGCCGCTTCGCGACCGCTGCGCTGACAGACCTCGCCGGGATCACCAGTGAGACTGCGGTGCTCGACGCGGGCAGCGGGGTCGGCGGCACCGCGCGCTACGTCGCCGACCGCTTCGGCTGCACCGTCACCGCCGTCGACCTCACCGACGAATACTGCGAAACACACCGCTGGCTCAATCGACTGGTCGGGCTGGACAGCCGGATATCGGTCCGCCAGGGCGACGTCACCCGGCTCCCCTTCGCCGATGCCAGTTTCGACGTCGCCATCAGCCAGCATGTTCAGATGAACGTGGCCGACAAGGCGCGCCTGTACTCCGAAGCTCGCCGGGTGCTGGTAGAAGGGGGACGCCTTGCCTTGTGGGACATCACCATTGGCGACGGCCGCGAACTCTCCTATCCCCTGCCGTGGGCCGATCAACCCGCACACAGCCATCTGGTCAGCCCCGACGACTTGCACACGGTGATCGAGTCTTCCGGATTCGTCGTCGACCGGTGGAACGATCTCACCGACCAGGCGGGCGCAATCATGCAAGCCCTGCTGGCCCAGCCCGCGAGCCCGCTGGGCCTGCACGCCTTCGTGGCCGACTTCGCCCGCAAAGCGGAGAACCTCACCGGCGCGTTGTCGGACGGACGGCTGCGGGTCATCCAAGCAGTCGCGCGAGCGGTCAGCACAAGCTAA